The following coding sequences lie in one Mycobacterium sp. Z3061 genomic window:
- a CDS encoding DUF4129 domain-containing protein, translating into MFDKPTTRVVALVALLMLVAAALRGYLPAHQGRRIAEEGPSKTALMFLVAAIAATLALLAFSIIARLRDPRTAAPSAGALPDMLGGGSARPSWRVVLIALGVIAAWLLVAILISRLFTPPQIGLDAPQLDSGATPSGAGRAPQPKQPARPKDSPGMLGSLLAFVPVLLMLFVGGFIVSRRRRPTAPTGLATDDPTELPSPEVASESLVRAAEVGLAEMADLSREPREAIIACYAAMERELANVPGAVPQEFDTPTEVLARAVEQRALRAENAVQLVNLFEEARFSPHVMDEEHRETAVRVLELVLDEIAPRSGRAA; encoded by the coding sequence ATGTTCGACAAGCCCACCACCCGTGTGGTGGCTTTGGTCGCTCTGCTGATGCTGGTCGCTGCCGCGCTGCGTGGGTATCTCCCGGCGCATCAAGGACGCCGCATTGCCGAGGAGGGGCCCAGCAAGACGGCGCTGATGTTTCTCGTCGCTGCCATCGCGGCCACACTGGCGTTGCTGGCGTTCTCGATCATCGCCAGACTGCGCGACCCGCGCACGGCGGCGCCCAGTGCCGGTGCGTTGCCCGACATGCTGGGCGGCGGCAGTGCCCGGCCGAGCTGGCGCGTGGTGCTGATCGCGCTGGGAGTGATCGCGGCCTGGCTCCTGGTCGCGATACTGATATCTCGGTTGTTCACCCCGCCCCAGATCGGTCTCGATGCGCCGCAACTGGATTCGGGTGCCACTCCGTCGGGCGCCGGACGCGCCCCGCAACCCAAACAGCCTGCACGGCCAAAAGACAGCCCGGGCATGTTGGGGTCTCTGCTGGCATTCGTGCCGGTGCTGCTGATGCTGTTCGTCGGCGGCTTCATCGTGTCGCGCCGGCGCCGGCCGACGGCGCCAACAGGATTGGCAACCGACGATCCCACCGAATTGCCGTCGCCGGAGGTCGCTTCGGAGTCATTGGTGCGTGCCGCCGAAGTCGGGCTGGCCGAAATGGCGGACCTCAGCCGCGAACCGCGTGAGGCGATCATCGCCTGCTACGCGGCGATGGAACGTGAGCTCGCCAACGTCCCGGGGGCGGTGCCCCAGGAATTCGACACGCCCACCGAGGTGCTCGCCCGCGCTGTCGAACAGCGCGCGCTGCGAGCCGAAAACGCCGTTCAGTTGGTGAATCTTTTCGAAGAGGCGCGGTTCAGCCCGCACGTGATGGACGAAGAGCACCGCGAGACAGCAGTCCGCGTACTTGAACTGGTTCTGGACGAGATCGCTCCGCGATCCGGCAGGGCCGCATGA
- a CDS encoding AAA family ATPase — protein sequence MPVGSTTAQCEAVLDEIERIVVGKRSALTLILTALLARGHVLIEDLPGLGKTLIARSFASALGLEFTRVQFTPDLLPADLLGSTIYDMQSGRFEFRRGPIFTNLLLGDEINRTPPKTQAALLEAMAEGQVSIDGQTHKLPTPFIVLATDNPIEYEGTYPLPEAQLDRFAIRLELRYLSEQDEAAMLRRRLDRGSAEPVVNQVVDATDLLAMREAVEQVTVHEDVLQYVVSLATATRHHPQVAVGASPRAELDLVQLARARALLLGRDYVIPEDVKALAVPAVAHRITLRPEMWVRKIQGADVVGELLRRLPVPRADRPPT from the coding sequence ATGCCAGTTGGTTCGACCACTGCCCAGTGTGAGGCGGTCCTGGATGAGATCGAACGCATCGTGGTCGGGAAGCGCTCGGCCCTCACGCTCATCCTGACCGCCTTGCTGGCCCGCGGGCACGTCCTGATCGAGGATCTGCCCGGACTGGGCAAGACGCTGATAGCGCGGTCGTTCGCGTCGGCGCTGGGGCTGGAATTCACCCGAGTGCAGTTCACGCCCGACCTGTTGCCGGCCGACCTGCTCGGTTCGACGATCTACGACATGCAGTCGGGGCGTTTCGAATTCCGCCGGGGCCCGATCTTCACCAACCTGCTGCTCGGCGACGAGATCAACCGCACACCTCCCAAGACGCAGGCGGCACTGCTCGAGGCGATGGCCGAGGGGCAGGTTAGTATCGATGGCCAAACCCACAAGCTGCCAACGCCTTTCATCGTGCTGGCCACCGACAACCCGATCGAGTACGAGGGCACCTATCCGTTGCCGGAGGCCCAGTTGGACCGCTTCGCCATCCGGCTGGAACTGCGCTACCTCTCCGAACAGGACGAGGCGGCAATGCTGCGCCGGCGCCTGGACCGAGGTTCGGCGGAACCGGTGGTCAATCAGGTTGTCGACGCGACCGACCTGCTGGCCATGCGCGAGGCGGTCGAGCAAGTCACCGTGCACGAAGACGTGCTGCAGTATGTTGTGTCGCTGGCCACCGCGACGCGCCACCATCCTCAGGTCGCCGTCGGCGCCAGTCCGCGCGCCGAACTGGACCTGGTGCAACTCGCCCGTGCCCGCGCGCTGTTACTCGGCCGCGACTACGTGATCCCCGAAGACGTCAAGGCGCTCGCCGTTCCCGCTGTCGCCCATCGCATCACGCTCCGTCCGGAGATGTGGGTGCGCAAGATTCAGGGCGCCGACGTGGTCGGGGAATTGTTGCGGCGCCTACCCGTACCCCGCGCCGACCGCCCGCCCACGTGA
- a CDS encoding DUF58 domain-containing protein produces the protein MITQRDVEIRWRASPLTLAIATCAGVALAAAVMGGRWQLIAFAAPLLGVLCSLSWQSPVPTVRVNAEPDAQRCFENEESRVRVWVTTDAGPAAVDLAVSAVDGMELEEIETDPQAKTVAAVAKRWGRYHLRARVDVVARGGLLKGVGTADVADIIVFPLTPPQSTSIPQIELLDRLGAHLTRHIGPGVEYADIRLYVPGDQLRAVNWAVSARRGRLHVTQRLTDRAADVVVLIDTYRQPAGPATAATERVVRGAAQVVQTALRNGDRAGIVALGGNRPRWLGADIGQRQFYRVLDTVLDAGERFETTTGTLAPRAAVPSGAIVIAFSTLLDTEFALALIDLRKRGHVVVAVDVLDSSPFEGEHDPLVVKMWALQRSAMYRDMATVGVDVLSWPSDRSLEQSMGALPDRRVRVRGRR, from the coding sequence GTGATCACGCAGCGCGACGTCGAGATCCGCTGGCGTGCATCCCCACTGACGTTGGCGATCGCCACCTGCGCCGGAGTGGCGCTGGCGGCCGCGGTGATGGGCGGACGGTGGCAGCTCATCGCATTCGCGGCGCCGCTGCTCGGGGTGCTGTGTTCGCTCAGTTGGCAATCTCCGGTCCCGACGGTCCGGGTGAACGCGGAGCCCGATGCGCAACGATGTTTCGAGAACGAGGAATCGCGGGTGCGGGTGTGGGTCACCACGGACGCCGGCCCGGCCGCCGTCGACCTCGCGGTCTCGGCCGTTGACGGGATGGAACTGGAGGAGATCGAAACCGATCCTCAAGCGAAAACGGTTGCCGCGGTGGCGAAGCGGTGGGGACGCTACCACCTGCGGGCCCGGGTCGACGTCGTTGCGCGTGGTGGGCTGCTCAAAGGGGTCGGAACCGCCGATGTCGCCGACATCATCGTGTTTCCGCTGACACCGCCGCAATCGACCTCGATCCCGCAGATCGAGTTGCTCGACCGGTTAGGAGCCCACCTCACCCGGCACATCGGACCCGGCGTGGAATACGCCGACATCCGTCTGTATGTTCCGGGTGATCAACTGCGCGCAGTGAATTGGGCGGTGAGCGCCCGGCGGGGACGACTGCACGTGACCCAGCGGCTGACCGACCGCGCCGCCGACGTGGTGGTGCTGATCGACACCTATCGCCAGCCCGCAGGGCCCGCGACCGCGGCCACCGAACGCGTCGTGCGCGGTGCGGCCCAGGTGGTGCAGACCGCGCTGCGCAACGGCGACCGGGCCGGCATCGTCGCCCTCGGCGGCAACCGCCCCCGCTGGCTCGGCGCGGACATCGGCCAGCGTCAGTTCTACCGGGTGCTCGACACCGTGCTGGATGCCGGCGAGCGGTTCGAAACGACCACCGGCACCCTGGCTCCCCGCGCGGCAGTGCCCTCGGGTGCGATCGTCATCGCGTTCTCGACGCTGCTGGACACCGAATTCGCCCTGGCGCTCATCGATCTGCGCAAGCGCGGGCATGTCGTGGTGGCGGTGGACGTGCTGGACAGCTCCCCGTTCGAGGGCGAGCATGACCCGTTGGTGGTCAAGATGTGGGCGCTGCAGCGCTCGGCGATGTACCGCGACATGGCCACCGTCGGTGTGGATGTGCTGTCCTGGCCGTCGGACCGCTCACTCGAGCAGTCGATGGGCGCGCTCCCGGACCGCCGGGTACGCGTGCGGGGCAGGCGCTGA
- a CDS encoding PPE domain-containing protein, with amino-acid sequence MSFFMLPPEINSLRIFTGAGPAPMLEAASAWDGLAQELATAAQSFQAVTSGLAGQAWQGAAAEQMVAAATPYAGLLSESALRAASASSAAKAVASVFEAARAAVVHPLAVSANRNAFVRLVISNLFGQNAPAIAAAESVYEEFWAADVAAMVSYHSGASAAAAALSSWGDALAGLPGLGQAAAAAATIPDVNTGLGNIGSWNFGGGNNGFLNLGNGNTGSVNVGGGNLGNLNLGSGNFGSFNLGFGNTGYTNLGLGNAGRLNVGFGHSGSGNAGFGNLGNSNLGGGNLGTLNFGSGNLGSFNLGSGNLGSSNIGFGNNGNFNFGFGNHGNNNIGFGLTGDNQIGIGALNSGTGNIGFGNSGNNNVGFFNSGNGNVGFFNSGDNNFGFGNAGGVNTGFWNAGDTNTGFGNAGIADFGVGNAGNVNAGIGHSGTHNAGFGSSGGFNTGSFNSGDWNTGMSNSGGLNTGFGNSGNTNTGLLNSGTFNTGVGSAITPPGVTGSGIGNTGVNSSGFYNTASFSSGFQNSDAGVGATLMSGFNNSATSAVGWFNTQTAVGILNSGSLSAGISVAGGGSTGIGVSGNSSSGFYIAGSNSAGFGSAVAPAVLLGLGPLAPVLAALPQAPALGLALPDVNTGLGNLGVWNLGGGNIGDFNLGVGNIGNVNLGGGNLGNLNLGSGNWGSYNIGSGNVGSTNFGSGNYFGNLNFGGGNYVGSGNFGFGNHFGDGNFGSGNSGSGNIGSGNLGAFNLGSGNLGSSNFGFGNKGSFNFGIGNNGNNNIGFGLTGDNQFGIGALNTGTGNVGFGNSGNNNVGFFNSGDGNFGFFNSGNTNTGFGNAGNVNTGFWNGGGLNTGFGNGGFTNVGFSNGGFDNVGVGNAGASNMGSFNAGYANTGDFNSGGISGGVGANTGSFNAGSLNTGFGNSGDLNTGLFNAGNVNTGVGSATDQAGTVSGFGHAAGATNVSGFNNSGDSISGFQNVKPSGFLPISGINNNGSGLVGFNNIGDFNVGFGNTGSFNAGFNISGKFSSGIGISGDASSGISNSGNNSSGFYNKADDQSGFFDQT; translated from the coding sequence ATGAGTTTCTTTATGTTGCCGCCGGAGATCAATTCACTGCGGATATTCACGGGTGCGGGTCCGGCGCCGATGCTGGAGGCCGCGTCGGCCTGGGACGGTCTGGCGCAGGAACTGGCAACGGCGGCGCAGTCGTTCCAGGCGGTCACGTCCGGCCTGGCCGGTCAGGCGTGGCAGGGTGCCGCCGCGGAGCAGATGGTCGCGGCCGCCACCCCCTACGCCGGGTTGCTGAGTGAATCGGCGCTCCGAGCGGCCTCGGCGTCCTCGGCGGCCAAGGCGGTCGCGAGTGTGTTCGAGGCGGCACGGGCGGCCGTGGTGCATCCGCTCGCGGTGTCGGCGAATCGAAACGCGTTCGTGCGATTGGTAATCAGTAATCTGTTCGGTCAGAATGCCCCGGCCATCGCGGCCGCCGAGAGTGTGTACGAGGAGTTCTGGGCCGCGGACGTGGCGGCGATGGTGAGCTATCACAGCGGCGCGTCGGCGGCGGCCGCTGCGTTGTCGTCGTGGGGCGATGCACTGGCCGGCCTGCCCGGGTTGGGTCAGGCAGCTGCCGCCGCGGCCACTATTCCCGACGTGAACACAGGTCTGGGCAACATCGGCTCGTGGAACTTCGGTGGCGGCAACAACGGATTTTTGAATCTGGGCAACGGGAATACCGGAAGCGTCAACGTAGGGGGCGGCAACCTCGGCAACCTGAACCTGGGCAGCGGCAACTTCGGGTCCTTCAACCTGGGCTTCGGGAACACCGGCTACACCAACCTCGGCCTCGGAAATGCGGGCCGACTGAACGTGGGATTCGGCCATTCCGGCAGCGGCAACGCCGGTTTCGGGAATCTCGGAAACAGCAACCTCGGCGGTGGCAACCTCGGCACCCTGAACTTCGGCAGTGGCAATCTGGGCTCGTTCAACCTGGGCAGCGGCAACCTGGGCTCGTCCAACATCGGTTTCGGCAACAACGGCAACTTCAACTTCGGCTTCGGGAACCACGGCAACAACAACATCGGGTTCGGGCTGACCGGAGACAACCAGATCGGTATCGGCGCGCTCAACTCCGGAACCGGAAATATCGGCTTCGGGAACTCGGGCAACAACAACGTCGGCTTCTTCAACTCCGGCAACGGCAACGTGGGTTTCTTCAACTCCGGCGACAACAACTTCGGGTTCGGTAACGCGGGTGGCGTCAACACGGGCTTCTGGAATGCCGGCGACACCAACACCGGTTTCGGTAATGCGGGCATTGCCGACTTCGGGGTGGGCAACGCGGGGAATGTCAACGCTGGCATTGGGCATTCCGGCACGCATAATGCGGGCTTCGGCAGTTCCGGGGGCTTCAACACCGGCTCCTTCAATTCGGGTGACTGGAACACCGGCATGTCGAACAGCGGGGGACTCAACACCGGCTTCGGCAATTCCGGGAACACCAACACGGGTTTGCTCAATTCCGGGACCTTCAATACCGGCGTCGGGAGCGCAATCACGCCGCCGGGCGTGACGGGTTCCGGCATCGGCAACACAGGAGTCAACAGCTCAGGCTTTTACAACACGGCCAGTTTCTCATCTGGTTTCCAGAATTCTGACGCCGGTGTGGGAGCCACTTTGATGTCGGGCTTCAACAATTCTGCGACCTCCGCTGTCGGGTGGTTCAACACCCAGACCGCGGTAGGAATACTTAACTCCGGCAGCCTCAGCGCCGGCATCTCGGTCGCAGGAGGCGGCAGCACCGGCATCGGAGTTTCCGGTAACTCGAGTTCCGGTTTCTACATCGCGGGCAGCAACAGTGCGGGCTTCGGCTCCGCTGTGGCGCCCGCGGTCCTGCTCGGCCTCGGACCGCTGGCCCCGGTTCTGGCGGCGTTGCCTCAAGCGCCGGCACTGGGCCTTGCCCTGCCCGACGTCAACACCGGCCTGGGCAATCTCGGCGTCTGGAACCTGGGCGGCGGAAACATCGGCGACTTCAACCTGGGCGTCGGCAACATCGGGAACGTCAACCTGGGCGGCGGAAACCTCGGCAATCTCAACCTGGGCAGCGGTAACTGGGGCTCCTACAACATCGGCAGCGGCAACGTCGGCAGCACCAACTTCGGCAGCGGCAACTACTTCGGGAATCTGAACTTCGGCGGCGGGAACTACGTCGGCAGCGGCAATTTCGGCTTCGGCAACCACTTCGGCGACGGAAACTTCGGCAGCGGAAACTCGGGCAGCGGCAACATCGGCAGCGGAAATCTCGGCGCGTTCAACCTCGGCAGCGGGAACTTGGGATCGTCCAACTTCGGGTTCGGCAACAAGGGCAGCTTCAACTTCGGAATCGGGAACAACGGCAACAACAACATCGGCTTCGGACTCACCGGCGACAACCAGTTCGGCATCGGTGCGTTGAACACCGGCACCGGCAACGTCGGCTTCGGCAACTCCGGCAACAACAACGTCGGTTTCTTCAACTCCGGTGACGGGAACTTCGGTTTCTTCAACTCCGGCAACACCAACACCGGCTTCGGGAATGCCGGAAACGTGAACACCGGCTTCTGGAACGGGGGTGGGCTGAACACCGGCTTCGGCAACGGCGGGTTCACCAACGTCGGATTCAGCAACGGCGGCTTCGACAACGTCGGCGTCGGCAACGCCGGCGCGAGCAACATGGGCTCCTTCAACGCGGGCTACGCCAATACCGGCGACTTCAACTCGGGCGGGATTTCCGGGGGGGTCGGGGCCAATACCGGATCATTCAACGCCGGCTCGCTGAACACGGGGTTCGGCAATTCCGGCGACCTGAACACGGGGCTGTTCAACGCCGGCAACGTCAACACCGGTGTCGGCAGCGCGACCGATCAGGCCGGGACCGTGTCCGGATTCGGCCACGCCGCCGGAGCCACGAATGTCTCCGGATTCAACAACTCGGGTGACTCCATATCAGGATTCCAAAACGTCAAACCCAGTGGCTTCCTGCCGATCTCGGGCATCAACAACAATGGCTCAGGTTTGGTCGGGTTCAACAACATCGGAGACTTCAACGTCGGATTCGGCAATACCGGATCATTCAATGCCGGGTTCAACATTTCGGGCAAGTTCAGTTCCGGCATCGGCATATCCGGCGACGCAAGTTCCGGCATCTCGAACTCGGGCAACAACAGTTCGGGGTTCTACAACAAGGCCGACGACCAGTCCGGATTCTTCGACCAGACGTAA
- the nuoN gene encoding NADH-quinone oxidoreductase subunit NuoN, with the protein MTLPSPSIEYFLLSPMFIVFGIAVVGVLVEAFLPRRLRYGAQLVLALAGLTAAFVAVVAVAKSVPAEGRRAVLGAVAVDRPTLFLQGTIVLVSVLAVIFVAERSQRTVDAKQKVFAGLDSFTPQASAVPGSDTEHEAERAGVAQTELFPLLTLSVGGMMVFPASNDLLTMFVALEVLSLPLYLMCGLARHRRLVSQESALKYFLLGAFSSAFFLYGVALLYGATGTLTLGGIRDSLAGESDTSMALVGVALLSVGLLFKVGAVPFHSWIPDVYQGAPTPITGFMAAATKVAAFGALLRVVYVALPPLHHDWRPVLWGIAILTMTVGTITAVTQTNVKRMLAYSSVAHVGFILTGVIADNPAGLSGTLFYLIAYSFSTVGAFAIVGLVRNSEDVEDADLSRWAGLGQRSPIVGVMLSMFLLAFAGIPLTSGFISKFAVFKAAAQGGAVPLVVIGVISSGVAAYFYVRVIVSMFFTEPTDDTPHVMTPGVLSKAAIAVCALVTVLLGIFPQPVLDLAERAATFLN; encoded by the coding sequence ATGACGCTGCCCAGCCCCAGCATCGAGTACTTCCTGCTGTCCCCGATGTTCATCGTCTTCGGCATCGCGGTCGTCGGGGTGCTGGTCGAGGCCTTCCTCCCCCGCCGGCTCCGTTACGGCGCGCAGCTGGTGCTGGCCCTCGCCGGGTTGACCGCCGCGTTCGTCGCCGTTGTGGCAGTGGCGAAATCGGTTCCGGCCGAGGGGCGCCGTGCCGTGCTCGGGGCGGTGGCCGTGGACCGGCCGACGCTCTTCCTCCAGGGCACCATCGTTCTGGTCTCGGTGCTGGCCGTCATCTTCGTCGCCGAGCGCAGCCAGCGAACTGTTGACGCCAAACAGAAGGTGTTCGCGGGTCTGGATTCCTTCACCCCACAAGCCTCCGCGGTGCCCGGCAGCGACACCGAGCACGAAGCCGAACGCGCCGGTGTGGCTCAGACCGAGCTCTTCCCGCTGCTGACCCTCTCGGTCGGCGGCATGATGGTGTTCCCCGCGTCCAACGACCTGCTGACCATGTTCGTTGCGCTGGAAGTCCTTTCGCTCCCGCTGTACCTGATGTGCGGGCTGGCCCGGCATCGCCGCCTGGTGTCGCAGGAATCGGCGTTGAAGTACTTCCTGCTGGGCGCGTTCTCGTCGGCCTTCTTCCTCTACGGTGTCGCCCTGCTCTACGGGGCGACCGGCACGCTCACACTCGGTGGGATCCGCGATTCGCTTGCGGGCGAGAGCGATACGTCCATGGCGCTGGTCGGTGTGGCGCTGCTGTCGGTCGGTCTGTTGTTCAAGGTGGGAGCCGTCCCATTCCATTCGTGGATCCCGGACGTGTATCAGGGGGCGCCCACCCCGATCACCGGCTTCATGGCGGCGGCGACCAAGGTCGCGGCGTTCGGTGCGCTACTGCGCGTGGTCTACGTCGCGCTGCCTCCGCTGCATCACGACTGGCGCCCGGTGCTGTGGGGAATCGCGATCCTGACCATGACCGTGGGCACCATCACCGCGGTGACCCAGACGAATGTCAAACGGATGCTGGCGTATTCGTCGGTGGCACACGTCGGATTCATCCTCACCGGTGTGATCGCCGACAACCCGGCCGGACTCTCCGGCACCTTGTTCTATCTGATCGCCTACAGCTTCAGCACGGTGGGCGCATTCGCGATCGTGGGCCTGGTACGCAATTCCGAGGACGTCGAGGACGCCGACCTGTCTCGCTGGGCCGGCCTGGGTCAGCGCTCCCCCATCGTGGGCGTGATGCTTTCGATGTTCCTGCTGGCCTTTGCCGGCATCCCGCTGACCAGTGGCTTCATCAGCAAGTTCGCGGTGTTCAAAGCCGCAGCCCAGGGCGGTGCCGTGCCGCTGGTGGTGATCGGTGTGATCTCCAGCGGGGTGGCCGCGTACTTCTATGTGCGGGTGATCGTCTCGATGTTCTTCACCGAACCCACCGATGACACACCGCATGTCATGACGCCCGGGGTGCTGAGCAAGGCGGCCATCGCGGTGTGCGCGTTGGTCACGGTGCTGCTCGGCATCTTCCCGCAGCCGGTGCTGGACCTGGCTGAGCGCGCGGCAACGTTCCTGAACTGA
- a CDS encoding NADH-quinone oxidoreductase subunit M, which translates to MSNVPWLSVLWLVPLAGAVLVILLPPGLRQVAKWTGLAVAVATLAVSLVVAVGFKPGGDTYQFVEKRTWIPAFGAGYSLGVDGIALILVVLTTVLIPLLLVAGWNDGGETNPRGPHAYVALTLAIESMVLISVVALDVLLFYVFFEAMLIPMYFLIGGFGQGKERSRAAVKFLLYNLFGGLIMLAAVIGLYVVTSQHGGGTFDFVRIVDDVKAGRLAGVDPAVFKALFLGFMFAFAIKAPLWPLHRWLPDAAVESTPATAVLITAVMDKVGTFGMLRYCLQLFPDASTYFRPAIVTLAIIGVIYGAIVAIGQTDMMRLIAYTSISHFGFIIAGIFVMTTQGQSGSTLYMLNHGISTAAVFLIAGFLVSRGGSRNIADYGGVQKVAPILAGTFLVSCMATLSLPGLAPFISEFLVLLGTFNRYWVAAAFGVTALVLAAIYMLWLYQRVMTGPVAKGNEKIRDLVGREMIVVAPLLALLFVLGVYPKPVLDIINPAVESTMTTIGQHDPAPTVPINAVPRKAEGPHQ; encoded by the coding sequence GTGAGTAATGTGCCCTGGCTGAGTGTGCTCTGGCTGGTGCCGTTGGCCGGTGCGGTGCTGGTGATTCTGTTGCCTCCGGGCCTGCGCCAGGTCGCCAAGTGGACGGGCCTGGCGGTCGCCGTTGCGACGTTGGCCGTTTCCCTCGTGGTGGCCGTTGGGTTCAAGCCCGGTGGTGACACTTATCAGTTCGTCGAAAAGCGCACCTGGATACCGGCTTTCGGTGCCGGTTACTCCCTGGGTGTGGATGGCATCGCACTGATCCTGGTGGTGCTGACCACGGTGCTGATCCCGCTGCTGCTGGTCGCCGGCTGGAACGACGGCGGAGAAACCAATCCCCGTGGCCCGCACGCCTATGTCGCACTGACGCTGGCCATCGAGTCGATGGTGCTGATCTCCGTGGTCGCGCTGGACGTGCTGCTGTTCTATGTCTTCTTCGAGGCCATGCTCATCCCGATGTACTTCCTCATCGGTGGGTTCGGACAGGGCAAGGAGCGCTCGCGGGCCGCGGTGAAATTCTTGCTGTACAACCTGTTCGGCGGGTTGATCATGCTGGCCGCGGTCATCGGCCTCTACGTGGTCACCAGCCAGCACGGCGGCGGCACCTTCGATTTCGTCCGGATCGTCGACGACGTGAAGGCCGGCCGCCTCGCCGGTGTCGACCCGGCGGTGTTCAAGGCGCTGTTCCTGGGCTTCATGTTCGCGTTCGCGATCAAGGCCCCGCTGTGGCCGCTGCACCGCTGGCTGCCCGACGCGGCGGTCGAGTCCACTCCCGCCACCGCGGTGCTGATCACCGCGGTGATGGACAAGGTGGGCACCTTCGGCATGCTGCGGTACTGCCTGCAGCTGTTCCCCGACGCCTCAACCTATTTCCGTCCCGCCATCGTCACGCTGGCCATCATCGGCGTGATCTACGGCGCCATCGTGGCGATCGGCCAGACCGACATGATGCGGCTGATCGCCTACACCTCGATCTCCCACTTCGGCTTCATCATCGCCGGCATTTTCGTGATGACCACCCAGGGGCAGAGCGGCTCGACGCTCTACATGCTCAACCACGGCATCTCCACCGCCGCGGTGTTCCTGATCGCCGGGTTCCTGGTCTCCCGCGGTGGCAGCCGCAACATCGCCGATTACGGCGGCGTGCAGAAGGTGGCCCCGATCCTGGCCGGCACCTTCCTGGTGTCCTGCATGGCCACCCTGTCGCTACCCGGCCTGGCGCCGTTCATCAGCGAATTCCTGGTGTTGCTGGGCACATTCAACCGGTACTGGGTGGCGGCTGCCTTCGGCGTGACGGCCCTGGTGCTCGCGGCCATCTACATGCTGTGGCTCTACCAGCGCGTGATGACCGGCCCGGTCGCCAAGGGCAACGAGAAGATCCGTGATCTCGTGGGACGCGAGATGATCGTCGTCGCACCGCTGCTCGCGCTGTTGTTCGTGCTCGGCGTCTACCCCAAGCCGGTGCTGGACATCATCAACCCGGCAGTCGAGAGCACCATGACCACCATCGGTCAGCACGATCCCGCACCCACCGTTCCGATCAACGCCGTCCCCCGTAAAGCCGAAGGACCGCACCAATGA